In Mycobacteriales bacterium, a single window of DNA contains:
- a CDS encoding branched-chain amino acid transaminase, protein MPITPTKKIWMNGTLVDWDDATIHILNPTLHYGWGVFEGIRAYGTSRGPAVFRLTDHIARLFRSAKVYFMEPGFTPEEIVAATKQVVRIAEVESCYIRPLVYLGYGEMGLNPLPSHTEVMVACWPWGLYLGPDAMANGCRAMTSSWQHINQNSIAPQGKGTGQYVNSSLSKVAALKAGYDEAVLLSPAGNVVQGTGENIFIVQGKTLVTPPVQEGLLAGITRDSVMTIARDQGYEVVEHALVRTDLYMADEAFFTGTAAEIVPIASVDDREVGTGKPGPVTKDIVEVFSAATKGEVDRYKEWNEYVGE, encoded by the coding sequence GTGCCCATCACGCCGACCAAGAAGATCTGGATGAACGGCACGCTCGTCGACTGGGACGACGCCACGATCCACATCCTCAACCCCACGCTGCACTACGGCTGGGGCGTCTTCGAGGGCATCCGGGCGTACGGGACCTCGCGCGGGCCGGCCGTGTTCCGGCTGACCGACCACATCGCCCGGCTGTTCCGCTCGGCCAAGGTGTACTTCATGGAGCCGGGCTTCACCCCGGAGGAGATCGTCGCGGCGACCAAGCAGGTCGTCCGGATCGCCGAGGTCGAGTCCTGCTACATCCGCCCGCTGGTCTACCTCGGCTACGGCGAGATGGGCCTCAACCCGCTGCCGAGCCACACCGAGGTCATGGTCGCCTGCTGGCCCTGGGGTCTCTACCTCGGCCCGGATGCGATGGCGAACGGCTGCCGGGCGATGACCTCGTCCTGGCAGCACATCAACCAGAACTCGATCGCCCCGCAGGGCAAGGGCACCGGGCAGTACGTGAACTCGTCCCTGTCGAAGGTGGCCGCGCTCAAGGCCGGCTACGACGAGGCCGTCCTGCTGTCCCCGGCCGGCAACGTCGTGCAGGGCACCGGTGAGAACATCTTCATCGTGCAGGGCAAGACGCTGGTCACCCCGCCGGTCCAGGAGGGCCTGCTGGCCGGCATCACCCGCGACTCGGTGATGACGATCGCCCGCGACCAGGGCTACGAGGTCGTCGAGCACGCGCTGGTCCGGACCGACCTCTACATGGCCGACGAGGCGTTCTTCACCGGGACCGCGGCCGAGATCGTGCCGATCGCCTCGGTCGACGACCGCGAGGTCGGCACCGGCAAGCCCGGCCCGGTCACCAAGGACATCGTGGAGGTCTTCTCCGCCGCCACCAAGGGCGAGGTCGACCGCTACAAGGAGTGGAACGAGTACGTCGGGGAGTGA
- a CDS encoding amino acid permease, with product MATTDDSLPADPPTDLRDEDTRRLNEMGYAQELRRGMSAFSNFAVSFTIISILSGCLTLYLFGMNTGGPAVITWGWLIVGAFTLTVGLAMAEVCSSFPTAGGLYYWSAKLAKSNAAAWSWFTGWFNFLGQVAVTAGIDFGAAFFLNAYLDLQFSFDTRAWHTILLFGIILLAHGAINTFGVGLVAKLNDVSVWWHVVGVAIIVLSLAFVPDKHQSADFVFTQFVNNTGWGNSFYVALIGLLLAQYTLTGFDASAHMTEETRSAATAGPRGIVMSIVVSIVAGWILLLGVTFAIQSYDGALNSDTGVPPAQIFLDAVGNTGGKLLLLIVIVAQLFCGMASVTANSRMIYAFSRDGALPGSSFWHRINPRTRTPTNAIWLAAGGAFVLGLPYLWNATAYAAVTSIAVIGLYIAYVLPTLLRLMQGDSFVRGPWHLGRWSRPIGIIAVVWVCFITVLFMLPQVNPVSKTTFNYTPVAVLAVIGFAGIYWLVSARKWFTGPKVQGSAAELAEIERDLEAAG from the coding sequence GTGGCGACGACCGACGACTCCCTTCCCGCCGATCCCCCTACCGACCTGCGTGACGAGGACACCCGCCGGCTCAACGAGATGGGCTACGCCCAGGAGCTGCGCCGCGGGATGTCGGCGTTCTCGAACTTCGCGGTGTCGTTCACGATCATCTCGATCCTGTCCGGCTGCCTGACGCTCTACCTGTTCGGCATGAACACCGGCGGCCCCGCGGTCATCACCTGGGGCTGGCTGATCGTCGGCGCGTTCACGCTGACCGTCGGGCTGGCGATGGCCGAGGTCTGCTCCAGCTTCCCCACCGCGGGCGGCCTCTACTACTGGTCGGCGAAGCTGGCCAAGTCCAACGCCGCCGCCTGGTCCTGGTTCACCGGCTGGTTCAACTTCCTCGGCCAGGTCGCGGTCACCGCGGGGATCGACTTCGGGGCCGCGTTCTTCCTCAACGCGTACCTGGACCTGCAGTTCAGCTTCGACACCCGGGCCTGGCACACGATCCTGCTGTTCGGGATCATCCTGCTGGCGCACGGGGCCATCAACACCTTCGGCGTCGGCCTGGTGGCCAAGCTCAACGACGTCAGTGTCTGGTGGCACGTCGTCGGGGTCGCGATCATCGTGCTGTCGCTGGCGTTCGTGCCGGACAAGCACCAGTCCGCCGACTTCGTCTTCACCCAGTTCGTCAACAACACCGGCTGGGGCAACAGCTTCTACGTCGCGCTGATCGGGCTGCTGCTCGCGCAGTACACGCTGACCGGCTTCGACGCCTCGGCCCACATGACCGAGGAGACCCGGTCGGCCGCCACCGCCGGCCCGCGCGGCATCGTCATGTCGATCGTGGTCTCGATCGTGGCCGGCTGGATCCTGCTGCTCGGCGTCACGTTCGCGATCCAGTCCTACGACGGGGCGCTCAACAGCGACACCGGGGTGCCGCCGGCGCAGATCTTCCTCGACGCGGTCGGCAACACGGGCGGGAAGCTGCTGCTGCTCATCGTGATTGTGGCCCAGCTGTTCTGCGGGATGGCGTCGGTGACGGCGAACTCGCGGATGATCTACGCGTTCTCCCGGGACGGCGCGCTGCCGGGCTCCTCGTTCTGGCACCGGATCAACCCGCGCACCCGGACGCCCACCAATGCGATCTGGCTCGCCGCCGGCGGTGCGTTCGTGCTCGGCCTGCCCTACCTCTGGAACGCCACCGCGTACGCGGCGGTCACCTCGATCGCGGTCATCGGCCTCTACATCGCGTACGTGCTGCCGACGCTGCTGCGGTTGATGCAGGGCGACTCGTTCGTCCGCGGGCCGTGGCACCTGGGGCGGTGGAGCCGGCCGATCGGGATCATCGCGGTGGTCTGGGTCTGCTTCATCACCGTGCTGTTCATGCTGCCGCAGGTGAACCCGGTCTCGAAGACGACCTTCAACTACACGCCGGTCGCGGTGCTGGCGGTCATCGGCTTCGCCGGGATCTACTGGCTGGTCTCGGCCCGCAAGTGGTTCACCGGGCCCAAGGTGCAGGGTTCGGCCGCCGAGCTGGCCGAGATCGAGCGCGACCTGGAGGCGGCCGGGTGA
- a CDS encoding FCD domain-containing protein, whose product MAEPVTAAFRPVRGGNAFEETVERLLQAIKLGLVQAGDRLPAERELAAQLRVSRMTLREALADLQRAGYVESRRGRLGGTFVRYVPADAAVPPAGALERARTADLEDVLTLRSVLETGAAELAARRGLGPEEAALLRERLADCAAGPPSGYRQRDSRLHLALAELSGSPSLAAAVADVRVRLNDLLDAIPLLPRNIRHSEQQHTAVVEAVLAGDPDRARREMAGHVDGTAALLRGFLG is encoded by the coding sequence GTGGCTGAGCCGGTGACGGCTGCGTTCCGGCCGGTGCGCGGGGGCAACGCCTTCGAGGAGACCGTCGAGCGGCTGCTGCAGGCGATCAAGCTCGGCCTGGTCCAGGCCGGCGACCGGCTGCCGGCCGAGCGGGAGCTGGCGGCGCAGCTGCGGGTGAGCCGGATGACGCTGCGGGAAGCGCTGGCCGACCTGCAGCGGGCCGGGTACGTCGAATCCCGGCGCGGCCGCCTCGGCGGCACCTTCGTCCGCTACGTGCCGGCCGACGCGGCCGTCCCGCCGGCCGGCGCCCTGGAGCGGGCCCGGACCGCGGACCTCGAGGACGTGCTGACGCTGCGGTCGGTGCTGGAGACCGGGGCGGCCGAGCTGGCGGCCCGGCGCGGGCTCGGGCCGGAGGAGGCGGCGCTGCTGCGGGAGCGGCTGGCCGACTGCGCGGCCGGGCCGCCGAGCGGCTACCGGCAGCGCGACTCCCGGCTGCACCTGGCGCTGGCCGAGCTGTCCGGCTCGCCCTCGCTGGCCGCCGCCGTGGCCGACGTCCGGGTCCGGCTCAACGACCTGCTCGACGCGATCCCGCTGCTGCCGCGCAACATCCGGCACTCCGAGCAGCAGCACACCGCCGTGGTCGAGGCCGTGCTGGCCGGTGATCCGGATCGGGCCCGGCGGGAGATGGCCGGCCACGTGGACGGCACGGCGGCGTTGCTGCGCGGTTTCCTCGGGTGA
- a CDS encoding GNAT family N-acetyltransferase produces the protein MLTDVWPLFGLVLRTPRLELRLPSLEQLAVLGELAAEGIHDPAVMPFQTPWTDLPPDERARSVLQWSWRIWAEHTPQRWSLNFCVLADGEVVGTQDLGGNDFAVTREVNSGSWLGRKHHGRGIGTEMRAAVLHLGFAGLGAETALSGAHTDNAASLGVSRKLGYVPDGLGRQAVRGRLEVEQRLRLDRATWAATRTVPVTIEGLEPCRPLLGVATG, from the coding sequence GTGCTGACCGACGTCTGGCCCCTGTTCGGCCTGGTGCTGCGGACCCCGCGGCTGGAGTTGCGGCTGCCCTCCCTGGAGCAGCTCGCCGTCCTCGGCGAGCTGGCCGCCGAGGGCATCCACGACCCTGCGGTGATGCCGTTCCAGACGCCGTGGACGGACCTGCCGCCGGACGAGCGCGCCCGTTCGGTCCTGCAGTGGTCGTGGCGCATCTGGGCGGAGCACACCCCGCAGCGGTGGTCGCTCAACTTCTGCGTGCTGGCCGACGGCGAGGTCGTCGGCACCCAGGACCTGGGCGGCAACGACTTCGCCGTCACCCGCGAGGTGAACAGCGGGTCGTGGCTGGGCCGCAAGCACCACGGCCGCGGCATCGGCACCGAGATGCGGGCCGCCGTGCTGCACCTCGGCTTCGCCGGGCTCGGGGCCGAGACCGCGCTGTCCGGCGCGCACACCGACAACGCCGCCTCGCTCGGCGTCTCCCGCAAGCTCGGCTACGTCCCCGACGGCCTGGGCCGGCAGGCCGTCCGGGGCCGGCTCGAGGTGGAGCAGCGGCTGCGGCTGGACCGGGCGACCTGGGCGGCGACCCGGACGGTGCCGGTCACGATCGAGGGGCTGGAGCCGTGCCGGCCGCTGCTCGGCGTCGCCACCGGTTGA
- a CDS encoding TMEM175 family protein: MRTGRGFERLMTFADAVVAIALTLLVLPLSEFATDLEDDGTSVGDVLSDHRDDIGAFVLSFVVIWVLWSIHHRMMEYFDAYDGVIARLMLVWMFTIVVLPFVTQLLAGPEYDHGAVPLYDGVLLVSSLALAGQSWWGHRHPELLRQDSEEVRQWLAEPVSFVTPAILLVALVLATVQPAIGTWPLIALVLDDRLEHLWMRLRGHRHAAAS; encoded by the coding sequence ATGCGTACGGGACGTGGCTTCGAGCGGTTGATGACCTTCGCGGACGCCGTGGTGGCGATCGCCCTGACCCTGCTGGTGCTGCCGCTGTCGGAGTTCGCGACCGACCTCGAGGACGACGGCACGAGCGTCGGCGACGTGCTCTCCGACCACCGCGACGACATCGGCGCGTTCGTGCTGAGCTTCGTCGTCATCTGGGTGCTGTGGTCCATCCACCACCGGATGATGGAGTACTTCGACGCGTACGACGGGGTGATCGCGCGGCTGATGCTGGTCTGGATGTTCACGATCGTGGTGCTGCCGTTCGTGACCCAGCTGCTGGCCGGCCCCGAGTACGACCACGGCGCCGTGCCGCTCTACGACGGCGTGCTGCTGGTCTCCTCGCTGGCGCTGGCCGGCCAGTCCTGGTGGGGGCACCGGCACCCGGAGCTGCTGCGCCAGGACAGCGAGGAGGTCCGGCAGTGGCTGGCCGAGCCGGTGTCGTTCGTCACCCCGGCCATCCTGCTGGTCGCGCTGGTGCTCGCGACCGTCCAGCCGGCGATCGGTACCTGGCCGCTGATCGCGCTGGTCCTCGACGACCGGCTGGAGCACCTGTGGATGCGGCTGCGCGGCCACCGTCACGCCGCGGCCTCGTGA